The following nucleotide sequence is from Thermodesulfobacteriota bacterium.
TGTCTGGGGTTCAGAGTTTATAATGAAATCCTTCAGCCCAAAGGCCATATTGGGGGGCGCTTTAGGAATGGGAGCAGCAGCGCTGTCATTTTTTGCATTAACCCAGGTTTTGGGAATGCTTTCTATACCAGAAACTTATTTACCGTATCTATCAGTTGCATTCTTTCTCCTCTTGTTTCATATTGGAATTAACCTTGGTGTTAATAAAGGAAGGGAGGTAGAAGAGGCCGGCAGAAGATATTCTTCTAAAGGCGGCGAACCTAAAATACTAGACACAAGTGTTATCATTGACGGCAGAATTGCAGATGTAGCAGAGGCCGGGTTTATAACGGGACAGTTAATTGTGCCCAAATTTATTATAAAAGAGCTTCAGCACATAGCCGACTCTTCTGAGCCAATTAAACGTGTTAGAGGAAGGCGAGGTCTTGACGTGCTTAAGAGGATGCAGAAAGACATTCCAAATGTATCCATAAAAATTAGCAGTCAGGACTTTCCGGGCGTTAAAGAGGCGGATTTAAAACTAGTTGAGCTTGGGGCCAAAATAAAAGGCCTTATCATCACGAATGATTACAACCTTAATAAAGTTGCGGGGCTCCAGAATGTTAAAGTGCTAAATTTAAATCAGCTCTCAAATGCGCTTAAGCCTGTTGTGCTTCCCGGTGAAACTATGAACATTCATGTGGTTAAAGAAGGTAAAGAGGACAACCAGGGCGTAGGCTATCTAGAAGACGGCACAATGGTTGTGGTTGATGACGCCAAGAGACACCTTGGGAACAAGATAGATGTCTCAGTAACAAGTGTGCTGCAGACACCGACAGGAAGAATGATATTCTCAAAAGTGAAAGAAGATAACAAGCGCATGGCTTCAAATTATCATGGCTAATATAAAAGCTTCTGCCATCATTACTGCTGGCGGAGCAGGAACAAGATTCGCATCTAAGGGGGCTCCAAAACAGTTTGCAGCCCTCTTGGATAAGCCGATATTAGTGTATTCAACCCAGAGTTTTCAAAGCTCAGATCATATCTCAGAGATAGTTTTAGTAGTTCCAAAGGGATGGGAAGAGCATACACAAAAGGAGATTGTAGAAAGATACAATCTCTCTAAAGTATCTAACATTGTAGCTGGCGGCGCTCAGAGACAAGACTCTGTTCAAAGAGGTCTTAAGTCAATCACATCAAATCCAGATATAGTAGCGGTGCACGACGGGGTTAGACCCTTTGTAACTACAAAGCTTATTGAGGAAGTATTATCTGAAGCAAGCCGTTTTGGAGGCGCCATAGCTGCGGCACCATCGATAGATACTATAAAACAATCCGGCACTGATGATCTTATTTCAACAACTTTACCAAGAGAGAAAATATGGCTTGCTCAAACTCCACAAGCTTTTAAATATGATATTTTAGTTAAAGCATATGAAAAAGCGGCACAAGATGAATATATAGGAACTGACGAGTCTATATTGGTGGAAAGAATCGGAAAACAAGTAGCACTTGTAAGCGCATCTAAATATAATATAAAAATAACAACTCCTAATGATATAAAACTAGGGGAATTTATATTAAAATCAAAGATTTTCGAGAACAAGCAAGAACTATGATTAAGATAGGGTATGGTTTTGACGCACATAGGTTTTCTAATGACACAAAGCTCATTATAGGAGGAGTCCATATTCCCTTTGAGCTTGGGCTATCAGGACACTCAGACGCCGATG
It contains:
- a CDS encoding TRAM domain-containing protein → MKLKILFFILAALAGFGISYPNFEIPISVGIGILLGVVTVGIVWGSEFIMKSFSPKAILGGALGMGAAALSFFALTQVLGMLSIPETYLPYLSVAFFLLLFHIGINLGVNKGREVEEAGRRYSSKGGEPKILDTSVIIDGRIADVAEAGFITGQLIVPKFIIKELQHIADSSEPIKRVRGRRGLDVLKRMQKDIPNVSIKISSQDFPGVKEADLKLVELGAKIKGLIITNDYNLNKVAGLQNVKVLNLNQLSNALKPVVLPGETMNIHVVKEGKEDNQGVGYLEDGTMVVVDDAKRHLGNKIDVSVTSVLQTPTGRMIFSKVKEDNKRMASNYHG
- the ispD gene encoding 2-C-methyl-D-erythritol 4-phosphate cytidylyltransferase, coding for MANIKASAIITAGGAGTRFASKGAPKQFAALLDKPILVYSTQSFQSSDHISEIVLVVPKGWEEHTQKEIVERYNLSKVSNIVAGGAQRQDSVQRGLKSITSNPDIVAVHDGVRPFVTTKLIEEVLSEASRFGGAIAAAPSIDTIKQSGTDDLISTTLPREKIWLAQTPQAFKYDILVKAYEKAAQDEYIGTDESILVERIGKQVALVSASKYNIKITTPNDIKLGEFILKSKIFENKQEL